The genomic interval AACCGTATCGTCCCTGGTTCTACGAGGAAATTGTCCAGGCGCTCAACGTCGACGTAATGGCTGAGCTCGCCAGGAAAACCCACATTCCCATTGCCACGGGGGAACGCATCTTTACCAAATGGGGTTTCCGGGAGGTGCTGGAAAAACGGGCTGCTGTCATCCTGCAGCCGGATGTTTGCTACGCGGGCGGGATTACGGAACTGAAGATCATCGCCGGTATGGCCGAAGCGTACTACACTCCGCTGGCGCCACATAATCCGCAGGGACCGTGTTCACTCGCTGCCAGTCTTCAGATTGGCGCATCAGTTCCCAACTTCATGGTGCAGGAACGCGGGGACAACGAATACGCTGATCTTCTTGCCAGGCCACTGCCTCCCGTGCGGAATGGCCACCGTCCGATCCCCACGGAGCCCGGTCTTGGCATCACAATCGACGAGGATAAACTCATGGCACTGGTCGGTGAGCCTCGTCCTTATCTGACGCAGTATGACCCGGACGACAATTCCGTTGTCGACTGGTAGTTCAGTCCCGGTCACCAGGACTGTATTTGGTTTCCATCGATCAAAGGAAACTTCGATTGATGAGGTCAGGCAATCGCTTCGAACACAGGCGAACCCCCGTGCGCGATATGTACGGGGCGCCCCCCCAGATCACGGACCGTCATCCGCGAGTCAATCCCCAGTAAATGGTAGATCGTGGCCACCATGTCTCCCGCTGACACGGGCCGTTCTGCGGGATAGGCGGCGTGCTTGTCGGTCTTTCCTACGACAACTCCTCGCCGACTCCCGCCACCGAACAGAAGTGAGAAACCACATTGAGGCCAGTGATCGCGCCCCGCCGCTTTGTTAATGGTCGGAGTGCGTCCCATTTCACCCATGACCACGAACAGGGTTGAGTCCAGCAAATTCCGCTGTTCGAGGTCCGTCACAAAGGCAGCAATTAACTGATCCAGATTCGGACACTGGATTTTCAGCATTTCAAAACAGTTACCGTGCAGATCCCAGTGGTTCTTACCTTTAGATTCCCAGTGGACCGTGATAAAGGTTGACCCGGCTTCTACCAGACGACGGGCGACCAGCAGACTTGACCCCCAAAGATTCCGGCCATAATGGTCGCGCATTGAATCTGATTCGTCCGTGATATCAAACGCCTTGCGCGTTGCGGAGGAACTCAGCAGATTAAAGGCCTGCTGCCTGAACTCGTCGAGGCGTGAAATCGCACCACTGTTCTCCAGCCGCGCCAGGTCCGTGTCCAGCTGTTTCAGCAGTGAACCTCGGCCGGAAAATCGACTGGCCGTGATCCCAGGCTGTGCGTCAAGTGAGGGCAGTGTGGGGTGGCCCATCGGAACGACCGCATCGTAGTCATGCTTTGGTTCGCGGGCGATTTGCGGATCGCAAACAGTGAACAGCGGGTCGTACTGACTGCCAAGATAGCCGCCATATGGTCCTGCTCGACGAAGCGCCTGTGTATAGCCTGGAGATGCCGGCATCATGACGTATTGAGGCACATCCTTCGCACCGATGTCGAGATACTGACAGATCGATCCAATACCCGGATGATCCGTCACTTTGGCGAAATAATTATCGCTGTCCTTCCCGCCGTCAAAACCTGTCAGCACATTGTACGGATTGTGACTGTTGTATTTGTGAGAGTAAGTGCGGATGAGTGTTGCCCGGTCCATCAGTCCGGCCGTTTTGGGCAGTAGCTCGGATATTCGTAAGCCAGGAACAGAGGTCGCAATGGGCTTAAACTCTCCGCGCACATTGTCCGGTGCATCCGGCTTAAGATCGAACATGTCCATGTGCGGCGGTCCGCCGAACAAATTCAGCAGAACCACAGATCGTGCTGAACCCCCTGATAAATTCCGGGATTGTTCCGCGCGAAGAAGATTTGTCTGCGTCAGTCCGCCGAACAGGGAGAGGCCGCCAACCGTCAGCAGTTTACGTCGCGTCAGCCCGTTATGTGCTGTCGTCTTTCGTCCAGGAATGCATTGCATTTCCGTGTGAGTCCCCTGTAGGTTAACTCAACAATTTACCACTGCGCGAGATCCTCAAGCTATCAGGACAAGTCTAACGGTTCAACACAAGTCCGATTCCAGTCATGCGTGGCCATGTTGGCTGTCCTCCCCTCCCAATCGGTCCCTGCTGCTTGTCTGTCGGGTTGTGAGGCTTCTGTACGAAAATACGAAAACGGACTGATCGAATTTTATTGAGTCGAACCTGTTTCACTGTGCTGTGATTCCGAACATAATCTGAAGTTGTACAGTGTCAGACATCTGAGTGATGATATCGGTGCCTGTTCGGCGTCTGGTGAAACCCGATCGTTCAGATTGAGCGGCGTGTTTTCGTCGACTGTATCAGCCGATTCGGACAGCACACGTGCGTCGGATGATGTAACCTGGTGTCCAGGTTTCCTGGCTGTGTATTTGGTGCATATCAACAGACCATTCAACAACCCAGATAACGGAACTATTCGTATGTTGCTGAAACGTTCAGCTCGTGTGATCACCCTGACGATCATATTTGCATTTCAAACAGTGCCCTGCGCTGCATCCAAAGAACTTCCTGTGGTGTTTTCGGAAAACTTTGAGCAGGGGAGTGATCGCTGGGAAATTCTGGATCCAAAAACATGGAAGGTGAGCAG from Fuerstiella sp. carries:
- a CDS encoding DUF1501 domain-containing protein; this translates as MQCIPGRKTTAHNGLTRRKLLTVGGLSLFGGLTQTNLLRAEQSRNLSGGSARSVVLLNLFGGPPHMDMFDLKPDAPDNVRGEFKPIATSVPGLRISELLPKTAGLMDRATLIRTYSHKYNSHNPYNVLTGFDGGKDSDNYFAKVTDHPGIGSICQYLDIGAKDVPQYVMMPASPGYTQALRRAGPYGGYLGSQYDPLFTVCDPQIAREPKHDYDAVVPMGHPTLPSLDAQPGITASRFSGRGSLLKQLDTDLARLENSGAISRLDEFRQQAFNLLSSSATRKAFDITDESDSMRDHYGRNLWGSSLLVARRLVEAGSTFITVHWESKGKNHWDLHGNCFEMLKIQCPNLDQLIAAFVTDLEQRNLLDSTLFVVMGEMGRTPTINKAAGRDHWPQCGFSLLFGGGSRRGVVVGKTDKHAAYPAERPVSAGDMVATIYHLLGIDSRMTVRDLGGRPVHIAHGGSPVFEAIA